One Nostoc sp. UHCC 0302 DNA window includes the following coding sequences:
- a CDS encoding polysaccharide biosynthesis tyrosine autokinase, whose amino-acid sequence METQETSLSLAKYFQILQHRWIPALNAFLAVFIISVIALSVLKKPVYLAEGKLRLQRTNSTSSLTGLGTQIGTLDSVGRDAQDNPLKTESEVITSLPIIKKTIIEINMQNDRGEPIKIKEFIKKLTVKEVKGADVIQISYQDINPEIAAKVVNNLMDNYLEENIFSLRSEVVSARKFIEKQVPSAELVVRQAEAELAKFKEDYNVVSLQEEATRAVGILAELQQEINSVQSQFANTEAQSREIRQQLDMNPQEALVMASVSQNTGVQDMFKEVQLLESQLANRRTVLQDTHPEIIDLKDKLKSLYELRQQRIQQVGGTSQPQINKNFQLGALQQELSGKLVELESTRLGLAKQAATLSSLQSTYKQRLHNLPRLEQQHRQLERKVQGAQSTYLLLLQKLQESRIAENQKIGNASIISKADVPDEPSSSSTTAYLSAGLLAILAALTTIYVLEIKDKSIKTIDEAKKLLGLTVLGMIPSWQKAKKSFLSPSQKEPEAYDQRLVVRDAPRSAISEAYRMLRANLRFMSADKELKVTVITSSVPSEGKSTVAANLAVAVAQMEKKVLLIDGDLHRPVQHKIWNLTNNQGLSNLLVGQSEFSIAIKKVMDNLDVLTSGIVPPSPASLLDSKRMAKLIDNLAPNYDLVIIDTPSLNTAADAATLGQMADGVFLVVRPGVVNSGDATFAKEVLEKSGQNILGQIVNGVIPQNETHKYYYCAEEEHPKAGLVAESYFS is encoded by the coding sequence ATGGAAACTCAAGAAACTTCCTTGTCATTAGCAAAATATTTTCAAATTTTACAGCATCGCTGGATACCTGCTTTAAATGCATTCTTAGCTGTTTTTATAATTTCAGTCATAGCTTTATCTGTTTTGAAAAAGCCTGTATATTTAGCAGAAGGAAAGCTGCGCTTGCAAAGAACAAATTCTACATCTAGTCTCACAGGATTAGGAACACAAATTGGTACATTAGATTCAGTTGGGCGTGATGCTCAAGATAATCCTTTGAAAACAGAATCAGAAGTTATAACTTCTCTACCAATCATTAAAAAAACTATCATAGAAATTAATATGCAAAATGATCGAGGAGAACCTATAAAAATCAAGGAATTTATAAAGAAGTTGACAGTCAAAGAAGTCAAGGGAGCTGATGTCATACAAATTTCTTACCAGGATATCAATCCAGAGATAGCTGCGAAGGTTGTTAATAATCTGATGGACAATTATTTAGAGGAAAATATCTTTTCCCTGAGATCTGAAGTAGTATCAGCTCGGAAATTTATAGAAAAACAAGTACCATCAGCAGAATTAGTTGTTCGCCAAGCAGAAGCAGAATTAGCAAAATTTAAAGAAGATTACAATGTTGTTTCTTTGCAAGAAGAGGCAACTAGGGCAGTGGGAATTCTTGCAGAATTACAACAGGAAATTAACTCGGTTCAATCTCAATTTGCCAATACTGAAGCACAATCTCGAGAAATCCGTCAACAATTGGATATGAACCCCCAAGAAGCATTGGTGATGGCTTCTGTTAGTCAAAATACAGGGGTGCAAGATATGTTCAAAGAAGTTCAACTGTTAGAGTCACAACTCGCAAATAGACGTACTGTTTTGCAAGATACTCATCCAGAAATTATTGATTTAAAGGACAAATTAAAGTCATTATATGAACTAAGGCAACAACGTATCCAACAGGTTGGAGGAACATCTCAACCACAAATAAATAAAAACTTTCAACTAGGAGCATTACAACAAGAACTATCTGGAAAGCTCGTAGAATTAGAGTCAACTCGTTTGGGTTTGGCAAAGCAAGCTGCTACTTTATCTAGCCTACAATCTACTTATAAGCAACGTTTGCACAATTTGCCGAGATTAGAACAACAGCATCGCCAGTTAGAACGTAAAGTACAAGGCGCTCAATCTACTTACTTACTTCTGCTTCAAAAGCTGCAAGAAAGCCGCATCGCTGAAAACCAGAAGATAGGTAATGCTAGCATTATATCTAAAGCTGATGTTCCAGATGAACCCAGTTCTTCTTCTACAACTGCTTATTTGAGTGCAGGTTTATTAGCTATCTTGGCAGCTTTAACGACTATATATGTTTTAGAAATAAAAGATAAATCTATCAAGACTATTGATGAGGCAAAGAAATTGTTGGGCTTGACTGTATTAGGCATGATTCCTTCTTGGCAAAAAGCTAAAAAATCTTTTCTTAGTCCTAGTCAAAAAGAACCAGAGGCTTATGATCAAAGGCTTGTAGTTCGGGATGCGCCCCGTTCTGCTATTAGTGAAGCTTACCGAATGCTGCGGGCTAATCTCAGGTTTATGAGCGCTGATAAAGAACTAAAAGTTACAGTTATTACTAGTTCTGTACCTTCTGAAGGTAAGTCAACTGTTGCTGCTAATTTAGCTGTAGCTGTTGCCCAAATGGAAAAGAAAGTCTTACTTATAGATGGAGACTTACATCGTCCAGTACAACATAAAATTTGGAATTTAACTAATAATCAAGGTTTGAGTAATTTACTTGTCGGGCAGTCAGAATTTAGCATAGCTATCAAAAAAGTGATGGATAATTTGGATGTCCTCACTTCGGGAATCGTACCTCCTAGCCCAGCATCTTTGTTGGACTCGAAACGAATGGCGAAGTTAATCGACAATCTTGCCCCTAATTATGATTTAGTCATTATTGATACTCCATCACTAAATACTGCTGCTGATGCTGCGACTTTAGGCCAAATGGCTGACGGAGTTTTTTTGGTAGTTCGTCCCGGAGTAGTTAATTCAGGAGATGCAACTTTTGCTAAAGAAGTTTTGGAAAAATCGGGGCAAAACATCTTAGGACAGATAGTTAACGGTGTGATTCCTCAAAATGAGACTCACAAGTATTACTATTGTGCGGAAGAAGAACACCCAAAAGCAGGTCTTGTTGCAGAAAGTTATTTTTCATAG
- a CDS encoding transposase family protein, translated as MILDYIQKYPLRTKQILGISYEQLQSLLNCALKRNRYIKAKQESHKIRINAAGGGRPEKLSTEEQVCLCLFYLRQMPTFQVLGMLFGVSKTEANDTFHDWIPILRDILPASLLEQVSNNESDLLFVQEVLTNFRLLVDSLEQPIYRDSDQKEQQKYFSGKKRQHTLKSLIIGIPEGKDIVEVEVGVPGPTADIKLFRQSQNKFDKSQPFSGDKGFQGGENITTPHKKKPKRELTQQQKDENKALSSNRIFIEHLIRLLKIFRIASQRFRLKLETYEQIILTVCGLVRLRIGSLVLPT; from the coding sequence ATGATTTTAGATTATATACAAAAGTATCCACTACGAACAAAACAGATTTTAGGGATTAGTTACGAACAATTGCAATCACTGCTAAATTGCGCCTTAAAACGAAATCGATACATCAAAGCTAAACAAGAGAGTCATAAAATTAGAATTAATGCGGCTGGTGGTGGTCGTCCCGAAAAGTTATCAACCGAAGAACAAGTATGTTTATGTCTATTTTATCTAAGACAGATGCCAACATTCCAAGTATTAGGAATGCTATTTGGTGTTTCCAAAACCGAAGCTAATGATACATTTCACGACTGGATACCAATTCTTCGTGATATATTACCTGCTAGTTTATTAGAACAAGTATCAAATAATGAAAGTGATTTACTATTTGTTCAAGAAGTATTAACAAATTTTAGGCTATTAGTCGATAGCTTAGAACAGCCAATATATAGGGATTCTGACCAAAAAGAGCAACAGAAATATTTTTCTGGAAAGAAGAGACAACATACATTAAAAAGTCTGATAATTGGCATACCAGAAGGCAAAGATATTGTAGAGGTAGAAGTAGGTGTTCCTGGGCCAACAGCAGATATAAAATTGTTTCGTCAATCTCAAAATAAATTTGATAAATCTCAACCCTTTTCAGGTGATAAAGGCTTTCAAGGAGGTGAGAATATCACTACTCCTCATAAAAAGAAACCAAAACGAGAATTAACTCAACAGCAAAAAGATGAAAATAAGGCTTTATCTAGTAATCGGATATTCATTGAACATTTGATTCGATTACTTAAAATATTCCGCATAGCCTCACAAAGATTTCGCTTAAAGCTTGAGACGTATGAGCAGATTATTTTAACAGTTTGCGGATTAGTTAGGTTAAGAATTGGTAGCTTAGTTCTGCCAACTTAG
- a CDS encoding response regulator, producing MVDDKPDNLRLLSGLLSDRGCDVRAVMSGSAALMGAQAQPPDLILLDINMPGMDGYDVCQHLKANPLTQDIPVIFISALNEVLDKVKAFEVGGIDYITKPFQEEEVFARIQTQLSLRQMQRILKAQNHHLQQTQAELQRLLIQEQELNGRIEEMAALEERNRIARDIHDSLGHSLVALNIQMETALNLWKDAPQKAYEFLAEAKQLGSQALNTVRKSVADMRADPLQGQLLEVAIASLTQEFHHTTGIAPECQINLSVPFSNSVNTAVYRIIQEGLTNICKYAEATTVGLQIQTTPTELLLILQDNGRGFCLNGNHTGFGLQGMRERALALAGQLEVTSELGNGCKITAKFPKITL from the coding sequence ATCGTTGATGACAAGCCGGACAACCTTCGGTTATTATCCGGCTTGTTGAGCGATCGCGGCTGTGATGTACGGGCAGTCATGAGTGGTTCAGCTGCTCTTATGGGAGCTCAAGCACAACCACCAGATTTAATTCTCTTAGATATTAATATGCCTGGGATGGATGGCTACGACGTCTGTCAACATCTCAAAGCCAATCCCCTGACTCAAGATATTCCTGTGATCTTCATCAGTGCGCTCAACGAAGTTTTGGATAAAGTCAAAGCTTTTGAAGTTGGAGGTATTGATTACATCACAAAACCGTTTCAAGAAGAGGAAGTCTTCGCTCGCATTCAAACTCAACTCTCTCTTCGCCAGATGCAAAGGATATTAAAAGCACAAAATCACCATTTACAACAAACACAAGCAGAGCTTCAAAGACTACTAATCCAAGAACAGGAACTGAACGGGCGCATTGAAGAAATGGCGGCATTAGAAGAGCGCAATCGCATCGCTCGCGATATTCATGATTCCTTGGGACACTCCTTAGTGGCGCTGAACATTCAAATGGAAACGGCGCTTAACCTTTGGAAAGATGCTCCACAAAAGGCTTATGAATTTCTTGCTGAAGCCAAACAATTAGGTTCTCAGGCTTTGAATACTGTTCGCAAATCTGTTGCCGATATGCGGGCAGATCCTTTACAAGGCCAGTTGTTGGAGGTAGCGATCGCCTCTCTTACCCAGGAATTTCACCATACCACAGGAATTGCACCCGAATGTCAGATTAATCTATCTGTGCCTTTCTCTAACTCAGTCAATACCGCTGTGTATCGCATCATACAAGAGGGTTTGACAAATATTTGTAAGTACGCTGAAGCTACAACAGTTGGCTTACAGATTCAAACTACACCTACTGAACTTTTACTCATACTACAAGATAACGGTAGGGGTTTCTGTCTTAATGGAAACCATACTGGCTTTGGGCTACAGGGGATGCGCGAACGAGCCCTGGCACTAGCTGGACAACTGGAAGTTACTAGCGAGCTTGGCAATGGTTGTAAAATTACAGCCAAATTCCCTAAAATAACACTATGA
- a CDS encoding response regulator transcription factor, with the protein MIQVLLVEDQEIVRRGLKTLLEIKPDFQVVAEASNGQQAIDLVKILHTKSQPPDIILMDIRMPVMDGVTATQQLCQLFPASKILVLTTFDDAKYVAEAIRFGAKGYLLKDTPSEELAEAIRCIHRGYTQFGPGILEKIAATTPSNEQNQPQQPPPGFAQLTPRERQVLKMIAIGSSNQEIAQAFFLSQGTVRNHISHILTRLNLRDRTQAAIVANAYLSYLENTE; encoded by the coding sequence ATGATTCAGGTTTTACTAGTCGAAGATCAAGAGATTGTCCGCCGCGGTTTAAAAACGCTTCTAGAAATTAAACCCGACTTTCAAGTAGTTGCAGAAGCTAGTAACGGTCAACAAGCCATTGACTTAGTTAAAATACTACACACCAAATCTCAGCCACCAGATATTATTCTCATGGATATTCGGATGCCAGTCATGGATGGTGTTACTGCTACTCAACAACTGTGCCAACTATTTCCGGCTAGCAAAATTTTAGTCCTTACCACTTTTGACGATGCCAAGTACGTCGCAGAAGCCATTCGCTTTGGAGCAAAGGGATATTTGTTAAAAGATACCCCTTCGGAGGAACTGGCGGAAGCCATCCGCTGCATCCATAGAGGCTACACTCAGTTTGGCCCTGGTATTTTAGAAAAAATTGCTGCTACCACACCCTCCAATGAGCAAAATCAACCTCAACAACCCCCACCAGGTTTTGCACAACTCACACCCAGAGAACGGCAAGTTCTCAAAATGATTGCAATCGGTTCTAGTAATCAAGAAATTGCCCAAGCTTTCTTTCTTTCTCAAGGAACAGTCAGAAACCATATTTCCCACATTCTCACTCGCCTAAATTTGCGCGATCGTACTCAAGCTGCGATCGTTGCCAATGCATATCTTTCTTATCTGGAGAATACAGAGTAA